From Nocardia sp. XZ_19_385, the proteins below share one genomic window:
- a CDS encoding adenylosuccinate synthase — protein MPAIVLIGAQWGDEGKGKATDLLGGRLQWVVRYQGGNNAGHTVVLPNGDKFALHLIPSGILTPGVTNVIGNGVVVDPGVLLAELAGLEERGVDTSGLLLSADAHLIMPYHVAIDKVTERFLGNKKIGTTGRGIGPCYQDKVARVGVRVADVLDEKILTQKVEAALEFKNQVLVKIYNRRALEPQQVVDEVLEKAEGFKHRIADTRLQLNEALERGETVLLEGSQGTLLDVDHGTYPYVTSSNPTSGGAAVGSGVGPNKITTVLGILKAYTTRVGSGPFPTELFDNFGEFLAKNGGEVGVTTGRARRCGWFDAVIARYATRVNGVTDYFLTKLDVLSGLDTVPICVAYEIDGERVEQMPTTQTDFHHAKPIYEELPGWWEDISGAKTFEELPANAQAYVLRLEELSGARVSCIGVGPGREQTIVRHDVLG, from the coding sequence ATGCCGGCGATCGTCCTGATCGGCGCCCAGTGGGGCGACGAAGGTAAGGGCAAGGCCACCGATCTACTGGGTGGCCGCTTGCAGTGGGTGGTCCGTTACCAGGGCGGCAACAACGCCGGTCATACCGTGGTGCTGCCCAACGGCGACAAGTTCGCCCTGCACCTGATCCCCTCCGGCATCCTCACCCCGGGTGTCACCAATGTCATCGGCAACGGTGTGGTGGTCGATCCCGGCGTGCTGCTCGCGGAGCTGGCCGGTCTCGAAGAGCGCGGCGTGGACACCTCCGGCCTGCTGCTCTCGGCCGACGCGCACCTGATCATGCCGTACCACGTGGCCATCGATAAGGTCACCGAACGCTTCCTCGGCAACAAGAAGATCGGCACCACCGGCCGCGGTATCGGCCCCTGCTACCAGGACAAGGTCGCCCGCGTCGGTGTCCGCGTGGCCGACGTGCTGGACGAGAAGATTCTCACCCAGAAGGTCGAGGCCGCACTGGAATTCAAGAACCAGGTGCTGGTCAAGATCTACAACCGCCGCGCGCTCGAGCCGCAGCAGGTAGTGGACGAGGTGCTGGAGAAGGCCGAAGGCTTCAAGCACCGCATCGCCGACACCCGGCTGCAGCTCAACGAAGCCCTGGAGCGCGGCGAGACCGTGCTGCTGGAGGGTTCGCAGGGCACGCTGCTCGACGTCGATCACGGCACCTACCCGTACGTGACCTCGTCCAACCCGACCTCGGGCGGTGCGGCGGTCGGTTCGGGCGTGGGCCCGAACAAGATCACCACGGTGCTCGGCATCCTCAAGGCCTACACCACCCGCGTCGGCTCCGGCCCGTTCCCGACCGAGCTGTTCGACAATTTCGGCGAGTTCCTGGCCAAGAACGGCGGCGAGGTCGGCGTCACCACCGGCCGCGCCCGCCGCTGTGGCTGGTTCGACGCGGTCATCGCCCGCTACGCCACCCGCGTCAACGGCGTCACCGACTACTTCCTCACCAAGCTGGACGTGCTGTCCGGCCTGGACACCGTGCCGATCTGCGTGGCCTACGAGATCGACGGTGAGCGGGTCGAGCAGATGCCGACCACCCAGACCGATTTCCACCACGCCAAGCCCATCTACGAAGAGCTGCCCGGCTGGTGGGAGGACATCTCCGGCGCCAAGACCTTCGAGGAGCTGCCGGCCAACGCGCAGGCGTATGTGCTTCGGCTGGAAGAGCTTTCGGGCGCGCGGGTCTCCTGCATCGGCGTCGGACCGGGTCGCGAGCAGACCATCGTCCGGCACGACGTGCTGGGCTGA
- a CDS encoding site-2 protease family protein, with protein sequence MTYSFPRKRTGAVRPSPVFLGVVALAIAGGVLAWISVDDIDSNLAKLGVFVLVVAGWVVTLCLHEFAHAYTAWRAGDQDVEMRGYLTLNPLKYSHPLLSIVLPMVFIALGGIGLPGGAVYVHSHNFSPRIQRLISFAGPAVNLACGILLLAIIRIFGDLQTHAVFWFGLSFLAFLQITAFVLNILPIPGLDGYGILEPSLSYKTRQTLEQFKPFGMLILFALIFTPQINRVFFDAVYWIYELSGVPAFWSSYGSSLTRFWT encoded by the coding sequence ATGACGTACTCCTTCCCGCGCAAGCGGACCGGTGCGGTGCGCCCGAGCCCGGTGTTCCTGGGCGTCGTGGCGCTCGCGATCGCCGGCGGCGTGCTCGCCTGGATCTCGGTCGACGACATCGATTCCAACCTGGCCAAGCTCGGCGTCTTCGTGCTGGTGGTAGCCGGGTGGGTGGTCACGCTCTGCCTGCATGAATTCGCACACGCCTACACCGCGTGGCGGGCCGGTGATCAGGACGTGGAAATGCGCGGCTACCTGACGCTGAATCCGCTGAAGTACTCGCATCCGCTGCTGTCGATCGTGTTGCCGATGGTGTTCATCGCGCTCGGCGGCATCGGCCTGCCCGGCGGCGCGGTGTATGTGCACAGCCACAATTTCAGCCCGCGGATCCAGCGGCTGATCAGCTTCGCGGGCCCCGCGGTCAACCTGGCCTGCGGCATCCTGCTGCTGGCGATCATCCGGATCTTCGGCGACCTGCAGACCCACGCGGTCTTCTGGTTCGGCCTGAGCTTCTTGGCGTTCCTGCAGATCACCGCGTTCGTGCTGAACATCCTGCCGATCCCGGGCCTGGACGGCTACGGCATCCTCGAGCCGTCGCTGAGCTACAAGACCCGCCAGACGCTGGAGCAGTTCAAGCCTTTCGGCATGCTCATCCTGTTCGCGCTGATCTTCACCCCGCAGATCAACCGGGTGTTCTTCGACGCGGTCTACTGGATCTACGAACTGTCCGGGGTGCCCGCGTTCTGGAGCAGCTACGGCTCCAGCCTCACCCGGTTCTGGACCTAG
- a CDS encoding aromatic acid exporter family protein — MLDPNSRIVVARTTGADRLRKSWARLRLSWLPIVQCALGAALAWSVAHYIIGHPQPFFAPTAAVVSIGVSFGARLRRSVELVVGVAVGIGIGDLFISRAGTGIWQIALVVVVAMALAVFVDGGSIITMQAASSAVLVATLMPPSTGTGFPRMIDALVGGLVGVVMVAAIPLHPVRRAREQAAEVCAVMGKSLALCADGLLEQDQDKIQSALDSARATQAQIDSLRSSLEGGREISRISPLYWNSRRRLDNIRATADPLDNAIRNTRVLLRRSLTLVRDDEILDSRLVEEVRKLAEAVDVVRQMMLADPGEQPDAAEAARVLRVVAKGAKPEMVQGAGLSAHVVFAQVRSIVVDLMQACGMQRISAIALLPPTVPHPYVPPED, encoded by the coding sequence TTGCTGGATCCGAACTCTCGGATTGTCGTAGCCCGGACCACCGGCGCAGATCGGCTGCGCAAGTCCTGGGCGCGGCTGCGGCTGTCCTGGTTGCCGATCGTGCAGTGCGCGCTCGGCGCCGCGCTGGCCTGGTCGGTCGCGCACTACATCATCGGGCACCCGCAGCCGTTCTTCGCGCCGACCGCCGCGGTGGTCTCCATCGGCGTCTCCTTCGGCGCCCGACTACGCCGTTCGGTGGAGCTGGTGGTCGGCGTGGCGGTCGGCATCGGCATCGGTGACCTCTTCATTTCCCGGGCGGGCACCGGGATCTGGCAGATCGCGCTGGTGGTCGTCGTGGCCATGGCGCTCGCGGTCTTCGTCGACGGCGGCTCGATCATCACGATGCAGGCCGCGAGTTCGGCGGTACTGGTCGCGACCCTGATGCCGCCCTCTACGGGCACCGGTTTCCCGCGCATGATCGACGCCCTGGTCGGCGGCCTGGTCGGCGTGGTGATGGTGGCCGCGATCCCGCTGCACCCGGTGCGCCGGGCCCGCGAGCAGGCCGCGGAAGTCTGTGCGGTGATGGGCAAATCGCTGGCCTTGTGCGCCGACGGACTGCTGGAGCAGGATCAGGACAAGATCCAGTCCGCGCTGGATTCGGCCCGGGCGACCCAGGCGCAGATCGATTCGCTGCGCTCGTCGCTGGAGGGCGGCCGGGAGATCAGCCGGATCTCGCCGCTGTACTGGAATTCACGCCGCCGCCTGGATAATATCCGCGCCACCGCCGACCCGCTGGACAACGCGATCCGCAATACCCGAGTCCTGTTGCGCCGCTCCCTGACCCTGGTGCGTGACGACGAGATCCTCGACTCCCGCCTGGTCGAGGAGGTGCGCAAGCTGGCCGAAGCCGTCGACGTGGTGCGCCAGATGATGCTCGCCGACCCCGGCGAACAGCCCGATGCGGCCGAGGCCGCGCGGGTGCTGCGTGTGGTCGCCAAGGGTGCGAAACCCGAAATGGTCCAGGGTGCGGGGCTTTCCGCGCATGTCGTGTTCGCGCAGGTGCGCTCGATCGTGGTCGACCTCATGCAGGCCTGCGGTATGCAGCGGATCTCCGCGATCGCGCTGCTCCCGCCAACCGTGCCGCACCCCTACGTGCCGCCCGAGGACTGA
- a CDS encoding DUF3151 domain-containing protein: MTSFGDLLGPQPVLLPENTDAEEALLNKADPVQVAAGHPAASIAWAYLAEAALTRGGADGPDATVNHDIVSAYAFARTGYHRGLDSLRRNGWKGFGPVPWSHEPNQGFLRSVGALARAAKVIGETEEYARCLDLLEDCDPRAAAELGLG; the protein is encoded by the coding sequence ATGACCTCCTTCGGTGACTTACTCGGACCGCAGCCGGTACTCCTCCCGGAAAACACGGATGCGGAGGAGGCGCTGCTCAACAAGGCCGACCCGGTGCAGGTCGCGGCCGGCCATCCGGCGGCCTCGATCGCCTGGGCCTACCTCGCTGAGGCGGCGCTGACCCGCGGTGGCGCGGACGGCCCGGACGCCACGGTGAACCACGACATCGTCTCCGCCTACGCGTTCGCGCGCACCGGCTACCACCGCGGCCTGGACTCGTTGCGCCGCAACGGCTGGAAGGGTTTCGGCCCGGTGCCGTGGAGCCACGAGCCCAACCAGGGCTTCCTGCGCAGCGTCGGCGCACTGGCCCGCGCGGCCAAGGTGATCGGTGAGACCGAGGAATACGCGCGCTGCCTCGACCTGCTCGAGGACTGCGACCCGCGGGCCGCGGCGGAACTCGGACTCGGGTAG